A region from the Triticum aestivum cultivar Chinese Spring chromosome 3D, IWGSC CS RefSeq v2.1, whole genome shotgun sequence genome encodes:
- the LOC123075663 gene encoding uncharacterized protein, translating into MSFSRNSHLHLCLNRLKDAANDISDMLEDFEDETDFNLWAATMKKIKMPRKMRSMQKRLQKMDRDSYGVQPETRCEERQVPDIRETAGYVEEAEIIWRADDERKILDCISGSNSYFPLLSITVIGVSK; encoded by the exons ATGTCATTCTCACGCAACAGTCACCTACACCTATGTTTGAATCGGCTTAAGGATGCTGCGAACGACATCTCCGACATGcttgaagattttgaagatgaAACCGACTTCAACCTG TGGGCAGCCACGATGAAGAAGATTAAGATGCCACGTAAGATGAGATCGATGCAAAAGCGCCTACAAAAGATGGACCGTGATAGTTATGGTGTTCAGCCAGAAACTCGCTGCGAGGAGCGGCAAGTTCCTGACATCCGGGAAACAGCAGGATATGTGGAGGAGGCAGAAATCATCTGGAGGGCTGATGACGAAAGGAAAATCTTGGATTGCATATCTGGGAGCAATAGTTATTTCCCTCTGCTTTCGATCACAGTGATTGGAGTCAGTAAGTAG